Proteins found in one Miscanthus floridulus cultivar M001 chromosome 4, ASM1932011v1, whole genome shotgun sequence genomic segment:
- the LOC136550255 gene encoding isopentenyl-diphosphate Delta-isomerase I, with protein MAAAVVDDAGMDAVQKRLMFEDECILVDEQDNVVGHESKYNCHLMEKIESENLLHRAFSVFLFNSKYELLLQQRSATKVTFPLVWTNTCCSHPLYRESELIQEDCLGVRNAAQRKLLDELGIPAEDAPVDQFTPLGRMLYKAPSDGKWGEHELDYLLFIVRDVKVQPNPDEVADVKYVNREELKELIRKADAGEDGVKISPWFRLVVDNFLMGWWDHVEKGTLAEAVDMETIHKLKE; from the exons ATGGCCGCCGCGGTGGTCGACGACGCTGGGATGGACGCCGTTCAGAAGCGCCTCATGTTCGAGGACGA ATGCATTTTGGTGGACGAGCAGGACAATGTTGTTGGCCATGAGTCAAAGTACAACT GCCATCTGATGGAAAAGATCGAGTCTGAGAATCTGCTCCATAGGGCATTCAGTGTGTTCCTTTTCAACTCAAAATATGAGCTGCTACTTCAG CAAAGGTCCGCGACAAAGGTTACCTTTCCTTTAGTTTGGACCAATACCTGCTGCAGCCATCCTCTGTACCGTGAGTCTGAGCTTATCCAGGAGGACTGCCTTG GTGTGAGAAATGCAGCACAGAGGAAGCTGCTGGATGAGCTGGGCATCCCAGCAGAAGATGCCCCAGTTGACCAATTCACCCCTCTCGGTCGAATGCTTTACAAGGCACCATCTGATGGAAAATGGGGGGAGCATGAGC ttgacTACCTGCTGTTCATCGTCCGGGATGTGAAGGTGCAGCCGAACCCGGACGAAGTCGCTGATGTGAAGTACGTGAACCGCGAGGAACTCAAGGAGCTCATCCGAAAGGCAGACGCCGGCGAGGACGGCGTGAAGATCTCCCCCTGGTTCAGGCTGGTGGTGGACAACTTCCTGATGGGCTGGTGGGACCATGTCGAGAAAGGCACCCTCGCCGAGGCTGTGGACATGGAGACCATCCATAAGCTGAAGGAGTGA